The Flavobacterium commune genome contains the following window.
TTATTTTTATGCAATGGATTTTTGGGGTAATGTACCATTAGTTACTGTGGCAAGAATAGATCCTAATAATTTGCCTGGTACTACTCCCAGAGCGGAAATATTTAATTTTGTTGAGACAGAAATGTTAGCCGCTATAGAAGATTTACCTTCAATAACAACTGTAAACAAAGCAAGTTATTATCCAAGGTTTACAAAAGAAGCTATTTATGGCGCTTTGGCAACCATGTATTTGAATGCTCAGGTATATACAGGAACTCCTAAATGGACTGAAGCTGTTGCCATGTGTGATAAAATTATCAGCACAAATAAATATTCAATGGAAGCAGCTGTAGTAGATAATTTCAAATCGACTAAAGAGCAGAATTCAACAGAGATAATTTCTTCTTTTTCTATTGCGCCAGCACAGAATGCAGGAAACAATCAATTTATTTTATATACTCAAAACGCATTAGATAAATTAAAATATAATTTGCCTTTTACACCGGCCAATGGTTACAGTACCTATCAGGAAGCTCTTGACAGATATGAAAATCAGGATGTCCGTAAGTCATTGATTGAATATGGACCACAATATTATTTAGATGGTGTTACACCTTTAAGATATCCAAACGGAACACAATTAAATATAATTGCTGTACAGAGTTTAATCAGCGCAGAGGATAATGAAGGTTACAAGGTGTTAAAATATACTCCTATAGGAACATCATGGTCTGGTTTTAATGCTGATAATGACTTGGTTTTAATACGTTATGCTGATATTTTATTGATAAAAGCCGAAGCCTTGTTTAGAGGAGGTACTACAACAATCACTGATACACCATTAAATTTAGTAAATACCGTAAGAGGTAGAAGTAATGCGTCTCTTTTATCAAGCTTGACTTTGAAAAATATTGAAGACGAAAGAGCTAGAGAATTGATTTGGGAAGGTCACCGTAGAAGAGATATGATTCGTTTTGGGACTTATTTTACAGGAACCTGGGCATTCAAAACAACGCAAACGGATACTTTTAGAGGTATATATCCTATTCCTCAGGAGCAGCGAACTGCAAATCCAAAACTGGAACAGAATCCAGGTTACCCTTTGAATTAAGTAATAAATTTGGTTAATAAATAGTTGGTTAAACCCATGTGTTCCTAGATTATTCTAAAATACATGGGTTTTTTATCTTAATTTAATTTTGTGTGTAATGATGTCTTTTACCAATGTATCGATTAGATTTATTTTAATTTTTGTTTTAGTACTATCGTTGAACCATAGTTATGGTCAATCTTATACAGGAGTAACTGGAATTAGAGATTCTTCTTATTCTACTAAAAATGCTTATAAATATGATGTAAAAACGCATCCGTCTATCAAGATTGTTACTGAATTTAAGTTTTCTTCAGTTAAAGAAATACGAAATATTAGCTATTGCGAAATTGGGAAACGTAAATTGAATTTGGATGTCTTTTACAATACTGAAAAGGCAAATTCCAAACGAACAGCAATCATCATTATTCACGGTGGCGGTTGGCGAACGGGAATCAGGGAACAACATTATCCGATGGCGCAAAAGTTAGCCAGTTTGGGTTATGTGTGTTTTACACCAGAGTATCGTCTTTCTACCGAAGCACTTTTTCCGGCAGCTGTTTATGATATTAAAGCAGCGATTCGTTGGGTTCGGGAAAATGCCGCAGCTTATAATTTTGATGCCAATCGAATCGCTGTTTTAGGTTTTTCCGCTGGAGGCGAAATGGCGGCTTTTATGGGTACAACGGGAAATATGCCGTTATTTGAAGGAACTTCTTGTAATTTAAATGCAAAATCTCATGCAAATGCCGTGGTAGATATTGACGGAACCTTATCTTTTGTACATCCGGATGGGAGAGAAGGAGATGATAGCAAAGGAATTTCGGCTGGAACCTATTGGTTTGGCTATTCAAAAGCAGAAAACCCGAAATTATGGGAAGCAGCATCGCCGTTGAGTTATGTAAGTGCTCAAACGCCACCAACACTTTTTATCAATAGTGCTGTGCCTTGGATGCATGCGGGCCGGGAAGATTATATCAAAGTTTTGGATAAAAACGGAATCTATTCGGAAGTAAAAGAATTCGAAGGAGCTCCGCATTCATTTTGTTTGTATGAGCCTTGGTTTAGTCCAACAATTCAATATATAGACAATTTTTTAACTAAAGTTTTTAATAAATAATATTTCAATGCTATGAAGCAGTTTTTTCAAAATGTTTTTTGGATGGTCCTTTTTGTTTCTTTTTATGCAAAAGCACAACAAACCACAATTAAGATTCCAAAAGACACTTCTTTTACGGTAAAAAATGAATACAAAAAATACCTGAAAAACTTTCCACATATAAAACCCGCTAAAGATTCTTTGCCGGAAAATGTAAATGAAAGTAGGAACCTGATATATACCACACTAAAAGACACTCCTTTTGGAGACCGAGATTTACATCTTGATGTTTTTTCGCCAAAGAAAAAAGGAAAATATCCAGCCTTAATTATGGTTCATGGCGGAGGATGGAGAGCGGGAGATAAAGCATTGCAAGTACCGCTGGCTCAAAAATTGGCAGCCAAAGGAATTGTAACGGTTTCTGTGGAATACCAATTGTTGCAGGAAGCCAAATATCCGGCAGCTGTTTTTAATATAAAATCGGCAGTGCGATGGGTACGTGCCAATGCGGATAAATACGGAATTGATTCGGATAAAATAGCAATTTCAGGTTGTTCGGCAGGAGGACAATTGGCCTTATTAGTCGGACTTACAAATGGAGTTGAAGTCAAGGAAGGAAATCAGGGGAATTTAGGTTTTTCGAGTGATATACAAGCCATCGTAGATTTGGATGGAGTAGTGGATTTTATGGCACCTTTGTCTCTTAATCTAAAACGAGGTCCTGATTCACCAGATGTACAATGGTTAGGAGGCACTTTTTATGAAAAACCGGAAATTTGGAAAGATGCTTCTCCTATCTTTTGGGCTAATGAAAAATCTTGTCCCATCTTGTTTGTCAATAGTGGTTTTCCAAGATTTCACGCCGGTCAGGATGAGTTAATCGGGATGATGAAAGATTGGGGAATATATACCGAAGTTCATAAATTTGATATCCAGCTCCATACATTCTGGTTGTTTAATCCCTGGATTGATCCAACGGCGAATTATATCAATGATTTTTTAATTAAAGTTTTTAAATAAATGAATATGAAAATAAAATTTATAGTTCCAGCCGTTTGTGTAATAGCTAGTTTTATAATGGCTTTCGGTGTGAAAAAAAATCACGTAACGGTTTATTTAGTTGGCGATTCCACAATGGCGGATTATGCTAATAATTACGAGCCGGGCAAAGATTATATGAAAACAAGATATCCGGTTACAGGATGGGGACAGGTTTTTCAGCAATATTTAGTGAAAGATAGTTTGCGAAAAGTGAATAAATTAATCAAAACGGACAGTGCTTTTGTCGATGACCGAGCCAGAGGCGGTCGCAGTACACGAACATTTTTTCAGGAAGGAAGATGGCGGGCGGTGTATGAAAATCTTAAAAAAGATGATTTGGTTTTGATGCAATTTGGGCACAACGATGCTGCCGAAGACAGAGCCGAAAGATATGTTACCATTGAAGGTTATAAGGAATTTTTAAGATTATTTGTTGACCAAACCAGATCCAAAGGAGCAGTTCCAATTATCTTAACACCAGTGGCCAGAAATTATCCATGGAAAGAAGGGAAACTTCAAAATGTTCACGGATTGTACGATCAGGCTGCAAAAGATGTGGCAAATGAATTGCAGGTTTTGGTTATCGATTTGAACAAGAAATCAATGGATTTTTTCACTAAAAAAGGAGAGACTTTTTCGGCTGAAAATTATTTTATGAATTTCCCTGCCGGTAAATATGAAGCCTATCCAGAGGGACAAAAAGACAATACCCATTTTCAAACCAAAGGTGCTGTTGAGGTAGCCCGACTTGTTTTTGAAGGAATGAAAGAATTAAATGCAACTATTAAAAATTAATAAAAACTGTTTTCTATGAGAAATGTAATCCGACTAAAATACATTTTGTTTTTTTTATTTATTAGCCAATTCTTTTTTGCCCAAACAGCAAATCCTGAAAAATATAAATATCAATTTGTTGTTGCTAAAGACGGCAGTGGTGATTATAAATTCATTCAGGATGCAATCGATGCGATGCGAAAATTCCCTTTGGCTCCAATCACTTTATATATTAAAAATGGAGTTTATAACGAAAAAATAGATTTGTCTGCCAATAATACCGATGTGATTTTTATTGGTGAAAGTGTTGATAAAACCGTTATTACTTATAATGATTATTCAGGAAGAGGCAAAATGGGGACTTTTGATTCCTATACCGCTAAAATATCTGGAAACCGATTTAAGGCTGAAAATATAACTTTTGAAAATTCAGCAGGCAGGGTAGGGCAGGCAGTAGCCTTGTATGTTGATGCTGATAAAGCCGTTTTTAAAAATTGTAAATTTTTAGGAAATCAAGATACGATCTATCATGGCGGTGAATATTCCAGACAATTTTTTGTGGATTGTCATATAGAGGGAACAACCGATTTTATATTCGGTCCGGCAACGGCAGTTTTTAAAAATTGTACAATCCTTTGTAAAGCGAATTCTTATATCACAGCACCCAATACTCCAAAGGATAAAGAGTTTGGTTTTGTCTTTATGGATTGTAAAGTTAGTGTGACTAGCGAAGTTGATAAAATGTACCTTGGCCGACCTTGGAGAGCCTGGGCAAAATCAGTATTTATAAAATGTGAATTGCCTAAACAAATTGCTCCGCAAGCATGGGATAATTGGGGAAATGTTGAGAATGAAAAAACAGCTTTTTTTGCTGAATACGAATGTAGTGGTGAAGGTTTTAGACCAAAAGAAAGAGCGCCATGGACACATCAACTGAAAAAAGCAGAAGCCGAAAGATATACTTTGAAAACTATTTTGGGCAGTAATTCAAAATCTTCAGAAAAGGAATGGTATGAATTGTGATTTTTTAAAATAGATTGACAGGGTTAACAACAAATTTTTAAACCAGTGGATTATATTTCACTGGTTTTTTTGTAATAACTTCCATCGTATAAATATCAGGCTAATTTTTATTGAATTATTTTATGGTATTATAAAAAATACTAAAATATTTTTATCAAAAATAAAATAACAAACAACATGCAACCGATTGTGTAATTTTTATATATTTGTAAAGTTGAATTTATACTTAAGCTTTTGAGTCTGGCAAAAGAAGTTATAATTCAAAAGAAAAATAACAATCTGGTGATTAAAAAAAAACTTTAATTTGAAGGTTTTTTTCATCCCTTTTTTTAAGTGTTATTTAAACACATATATAAAGGGGCTGTTTGTTAAAATTGGAGTATTGGAGATAATTTAGGATTTTGTCAATTAATAGAATGAAAAACTTTTTTTTAATATACTTGGTTTTAGTGTTTTCATTGGGATATTCCCAAGAGAATAATAGACTGAAACTTTGGTATAATCAACCTTCAGGGAAAACTTGGGAAAATGCTTTGCCTATTGGTAATGGTTTTCTAGGTGCTATGGTTTATGGAAATGTTGAAAATGAAATTATCCAGTTAAATGAAAATACAGTATGGAGTGGTGGACCGAATAGAAATGATAATCCAAATGCTTTAGCTGCTTTGCCGGAAATTCGAAAAATGATTTTTGATGGAAAACATAAGGATGCTGAAAAATTAGCAAACCAGGCTTTTATTTCAAAAAAATCACAAGGGCAGATGTTTCAGCCGGTAGGGAATCTTAATTTAAGTTTTGAAGGACATGAAAAGTATTCTAATTATAGGAGAGAACTTAACATAGAAAATGCAATTTCAAAAACAAGTTATGAGGTTGATGGTGTAACTTATATGAGAGAGGCTTTTGTTTCATTTTCAGAAAGAGTGATTGTAATTCATCTTACGGCAAATAAAAAAGGGAGTCTTTCATTCACTGCTAATTATACTTCGCCCCATAAGATTAAGAATTTTTCAGTAAGCAATTCAAAAGATCTTGAAATCACAGGTATTACCAGTGATCATGAAGGAGTAAAAAGTTTGATTAATTTTAAAGGAATAACTCGTATCAAATTAGATAACGGAAAATTAGAACAAACTGATAATTCACTTATTGTAAAAAATGCCAATGCTGCTACTATTTTTATATCAATAGCTACAAATTTTAATAACTATAATGATGTAAGCGGTAATGAAGCGAAACGTGCTGCTGATTATATGAATGCAGCCTATGGAAAATCTTATGAAACCCTTAAGAAGAAACATATTGCTGCCTATCAAAAATATTTCAATCGGGTGAAATTAGATTTGGGGACAACTCCGGCAGCTGATTTGCCAACAGATGAGCGTTTGAAAAATTTTAGAAATACAAATGACCCACAATTTGTAGCATTATATTATCAGTATGGCCGCTATTTATTGATATCTTCTTCACAGCCTGGAGGACAACCGGCTAATTTACAGGGAATTTGGAATAACAGTCTTACTCCGGCCTGGGACAGTAAATATACTATTAATATAAATGCTGAAATGAATTATTGGCCTGCTGAAAAAACCAATCTTTCAGAACTACACCAACCTTTTTTAGAAATGGTAAAAGATCTAGCTGTGACGGGACAAGAAACTGCCAAAACCATGTATGGTACAAGAGGATGGATGGCACATCATAATACTGATATTTGGCGGGCTACTGGTGCTGTGGATGGTGCTTTCTGGGGATTATGGACAGCAGGAGGCGGATGGGCCAGTCAGCATTTATGGGAACATTATCTTTATAAAGGGGATAAAGAATTTTTAGCATCTATATATCCTGTACTAAAAGGTGCAGCCTTATTTTATGTAGATTTTCTGGTAGAACATCCTAAATATAAATGGATGGTTGTAAATCCGGGGAATTCTCCGGAAAATGCACCACAGGCTCATAATGGTTCATCGCTTGATGCAGGAACAACAATGGATAATCAAATCGTTTATGATGTTTTTTCTACCACAATTCGGGCAGCACAAATTTTAAAAGAAGATGCTATTTTAATAGATACGTTGCAACAGTTACGCAGTCGATTGGCTCCGATGCATGTGGGAAAACACAATCAGCTTCAAGAATGGTTGGATGATATTGATGATCCTAAAGACAATCATCGTCACGTTTCTCACCTTTACGGATTGTTTCCATCTAATCAAATTTCGGCATACAAGACACCTGAATTATTTGCTGCTTCTAAAAATACTTTGCTTCAACGAGGCGATGTTTCCACGGGTTGGAGTATGGGCTGGAAAATTAACTGGTGGGCAAAATTGCAAGATGGAAATCATGCTTTTTCGCTTATAAAAAATCAACTTACTCCTTTAGGTGTAAATTCAGGAGGTGGGGGAACTTATAATAATCTTTTTGATGCGCATCCTCCATTTCAGATTGATGGAAATTTTGGTTGTACTTCGGGAATTACAGAAATGTTAGTTCAAAGTTCTGACGGAGCTATTCATTTGCTTCCGGCATTAGCTGATGTTTGGCCAGATGGTAGCGTTGAAGGAATACGTGCTCGAGGTGGTTTCGAAATTGTAGAGATGAAATGGAAGAATTATAAACTTACCAAATTAGTTGTAAAATCAACATTAGGAGGGAATCTAAGATTGCGTTTACCAAATAATCTCAAACAAAAATCAGGTGCTGAATTAGCAATGGCAAATGGAGAAAATCCGAATCCTTTTTATTTTGTTGATGAAACGGCACAAGCCATTATATCTGAAAAATCCAATATAAAACCACTTGAGCTTAAACCTATAATATTGGTTGATATTGAAACAAAAAAAGGGAATGTTTACACATTTGTTAGTAAATAAAACAATTTTATAAAAATTAAAAATAGGACTAAAATGAAAAAAAAATTAAATCTACTTTTTGCTTTCACACTATTATTTTTTGGAACAAATACATTTGCCCAAAATCCTAAATTTCATATTTATCTCTGTTTAGGGCAGTCTAATATGGAAGGCTATGCTAAAATTGAACCCCAGGATACTATAGTAAATAAGCGTTTTCAGGTTTTAGAAGCAGTAGATTGTGATAATTTGAACAGAAAAAAAGGACAATGGTACACAGCAGTTCCGCCTTTGAGTCGTTGTACTACAGGACTTAGCCCGGCAGATTATTTTGGAAGAGAAATGATTGCTAATCTTCCGCAAGATGTAAAAGTTGGTGTTATCAATGTAGCTGTGGGAGGATGTAAAATCGAACTTTTTGACAAAGATAATTATGAAGCTTACGTGAGTACAGCACCACAATGGTTGAAATCGATGGTGTCTCAATATGACGGGAACCCTTATGCCAGATTGGTAGAAATGGCTAAAATTGCTCAGAAAGACGGAGTGATAAAAGGAATATTATTACATCAGGGAGAATCGAATACTGGTGATACGCTTTGGACAAAAAAGGTAAAAGTAGTTTATGATAATTTATTGAAAGATTTAAATCTTAAAGCTGAATCTACGCCTTTATTGGCTGGAGAAGTGGTTCATGCAGACCAAAATGGGGTATGTGCCGGTATGAATAAAATTATTGCCACTTTGCCTCAAACAATCCCCAATTCCTATGTGATTTCTTCCAGCGGATGCCAGGATGGTGCAGATAATCTTCATTTTACAGCCGAAGGATATAGAGTGTTAGGGAAACGATATGCTGCAAAGATGCTTGAGATAATGAAAAAGAATAAAATTTAAATCAGGCTAGTCTTTTAAAATAACCAACCAAAAAAATATAAATATGAGATTGAATACCAAGGTTTTATTGGCGTTTTGTTGTTTGTCGATGATTGAAATTACAGCACAAAATCCTATCATCAAGCATATTTTTACTGCTGATCCTTCGCCAATAGTACATAAAGATACGCTGTTTTTATACACAGGGCATGATGTCGCTACCGAAGCTGATACTAATTATAAAATGGCCGATTGGCATGTGTTTTCTACAACTGATATGGCAACCTGGAAAGATCACGGGGCACCACTTTCGCCGAGTACTTTTTCGTGGGCTACAGGTGATGCTTATGCCGCACAGTGTATCGAGAGAAACGGGAAATTTTACTGGTTTGTTTCGACCTTTCATAAAAAAGATGGAGTTAGTGGAGGCGGAGCAGCTATAGGAGTTGCTGTTTCAGATACGCCTACAGGTCCTTTTAAAGATGCCATTGGTAAAGCTCTTGTGATAAACGAAATGACCAAAGATTTACCTCACGCTTGGGATGATATTGATCCTACCGTATTTGTGGATGATGACGGACAAGCTTACATGTTTTGGGGGAATGGAAGCTGTAAATGGGTGAAATTGAAAGAGAACATGATAGAAATGGATGGTCCTATTGCCACTTTTAAACCTAAAAATTATATTGAAGGACCTTGGGTTTATAAAAGAAAAGGACTTTATTATTTGGTATATGCCAGTGCAGGTACAAAACCGGAAATGATTGAATATTGTACCGCTACAAATCCCGCAGGTCCATGGACATACCAGGGGATTATTCAGGAAAATGTACCTAACAGTTTTACGACACATCCGGGAATTATTGATTATAAAGGAAACTCATACTTTTTTTATCATAACGGAACTTTGCCTACAGGAGGTAGTTACAGACGCTCTGTTTGTGTAGATTATATGTATTATAATGAGGATGGAACTATTCAGAAAATAGTACAAACTACTGAAGGTGTAAAAGCTTTAAAATAAAAATTGACATGAAAATAAGAGATACTTTTTTTTATATTGTTTTGCTGGTTGGTTTAACAATTACTACTAATTATGCTCAGGAAAATAAAGCTAAAAATCCATTGATTTATGCAGATGTTCCTGATTTATCAATGATTAGAGTAGGTGATACTTATTATATGAGTAGCACTACAATGCACGTTAATCCGGGAGTTCCAATTATGAAATCTACTGATTTAGTAAATTGGAAACTTGTCAATTATGCATATGAAACATTAGAAGATGACAATGACAGGCTCAATTTAGATAATGGAAAAAATGATTATGGCAGAGGTTCATGGGCTAGCTGTTTGCGTTTCCATGAAGGAATTTATTATGTAAGTACTTTTTCAGGAACAACGGGTAAAACATATATTTTTTCTACAAAAAATTTAGAAAAAGGACCTTGGAAAAAAATAGTATTAAACAACTCATACCACGATCACTCCATTCTTTTTGATGATGATGGAAAAGTGTATATGGTTTGGGGAGCAGGAAAAATTCAAATTATAGAGCTAAATAAGGATCTTTCAGGAGTAAAAGAAGAAACTAAAAGAGTCTTAATAGAAAATGCAAGTGCTCCTGCTGGAAACAATATAATGTTGCAATCTGAAGGTTCTCAACTTTTTAAAATTAACGGAAAATATTATTTATTTAATATCAACTGGCCAAGAGGAGGAATGCGTACTGTAATTATTCATCGTGCCGATAACATCAATGGTCCTTGGGAAGGAAAAGTGGGATTGCAAGATCAGGGTGTGGCACAAGGTGGACTTATCGATACTCCAGATGGTAGATGGTTTTCTTATTTATTTAAAGATGCCGGAGGTGTGGGACGTATTCCTTATTTAGTTCCGGTTAAATGGGAAGATGGCTGGCCAATATTAGGAGTGAATGGAAAAGTTCCTGAATATTTAGATTTACCACCAAGCAAAGGATTGATTCCTGGAATTGTAAATTCAGATGAGTTTACACGTAAAAGAAGTGATCAAGATTTGTCTTTAGTTTGGCAATGGAATCATAACCCAGACAATTCACTTTGGTCTGTGAGAGAGAGAAAAGGGTATTTAAGATTAAAAACAGCCAGAATAGACAGCAGTTTTGTTCAGGCTAAAAATACCTTGACTCAAAGAACTTTTGGACCTGAAAGTTCGGCTTCAACAATGCTTGAGATTTCTAAAATGAAAGAAGGAGACATGGCAGGACTTGCTTTACTGCAAAAAGAATTTGGATTAATAGCGGTGAAAATTGAAAATGGTTCTAAAAAAATTGTAATGATTGATGCTTCCAAAGGAATTCCAAAAGAAATTGCAAGTGTAACTGTAAACCAAGACAAAGTATATTTTAAAGCAGAATGTGATTTTAAAGATAGAGCAGATAAAGGAAAGTTTTATTACAGTTTGGACGGAAAAGAATGGATTAGTATTGGGAACACTATAAAGTTACCTTACACACTTCCACATTTTATGGGATACCGTTTTGGTCTGTTTAATTATGCTACAAAAAATACGGGTGGATATGTAGATTTTGATTGGTTCAGAATTAAATAAAGATTGAGTATGGTTATAAATAAATTTTATAAGCAGGATTATCATCGAATTATCCAATTTTTTGTACTGATTCTTATTTTGATAGTTCCGGCTTTGGCCATAAGCCAAAACAAAAAGAAAACCGTAAAATCAGCAATCAAAACATCTCAATATCGTAATCTTTTTAAAGAAGCAGGTTACAGTCAGGTTGAAATAGACCAGAAATTAGCTAAAGCTTATTATGATATTTTTGAAGGTCCAAATCGTGTTTATTTTAAAGAAGGCGATTCTTTAGGTTATGTTTCTGATGTTAAAAATAAAGATGCACGTACCGAAGGCATGTCTTATGGTATGATGGTAGCAGTTCAATTGGATAAAAAAGAGGTTTTTGATCGTCTTTGGCGTTGGTCGGTAAAATACATGCAGCATCAAAGTGGACCAAGAGAAGGCTACTTTGCTTGGAGTGTAAATCCAGAAACCAAGAAAAAGAATTCGCAGAATTCAGCTTCTGACGGGGAATTATATTATATAACCAGTTTACTATTTGCCTCTAATAAATGGGGTAATAATACTGGTATTGATTATTATAAAGAAGCTCGTAGAATATTAGATGCGATGTGGAAAAAAGATGGAACTGATAATGTATATAATCTGATTAATACTGAGCACAAGCAAATAAGTTTTGTACCTGAAGGAGGAAGTTACAATTGGACAGATCCTTCTTATCATTTGCCTGCTTTCTATGAAGTTTGGGCATTGTATGCTAAAGATGGACATGAGGAGTTTTATAAAGAATGTGCCAATGTTTCTCGTAATTTTTTGCATAAAGCCTGTCATCCTGTAACAGGTTTAAATGCAGATTATACAGAATTTAACGGTCAACCACATTCCACTCGATGGATGCCGGCAGCTTTTCGTTATGATTCCTGGCGTGTTCCAATGAATATTGCGATGGATTATACCTGGTATGGAAAAGATAAAAAATGGCAGGAAGATTACGCTAAGAGATTTCAAAATTTCCTTAAGTCTAAAGGATTAGAAACTTATGAGGATCAATTCAATCTGGACGGTTCTACTCCTGATTTTATTCTTCAGGCGGGTCCAGTTAAAAAGTTGAGACATTCTATAGGATTAGTATCTACGGCAGCAACTGCTTCACTTGTCAATAAAGATAAAGGAAGTGTAGATTTTGTTCGTGCAATTTGGAATGCTAAACTAGAGCCTTATGAAGATGGCTATTTTGATCCCTATTATGATGGTTTGATGTATCTCTTCAGTTTAATGCATCTTAGTGGAAATTATCAAATTATAGAGCCAGAAATTAATTGAAATTAAAATTTTTAAACTTAAAAAATAAAATATGAAACAGTATTTAAATGTTACGTTATTGGTATTTATTTTATCTAACTATTTGTGTTTAGGACAATCTATTGTGGAAGATTTTAAGCCTTCCACAGTCAATCAGCCTGGACAGGAATACCCACAAGTTAATTCTCAGGGCTACGCACGATTCAAAATTTTAGCTCCAGAAGCACAATCGGTTGTGGTGAGTCTTGGACTAGGAGGAGCAAAGGGAGGTACTGTTCTTACCAAAGGAGAGAATGGTTTTTGGATGGGAACTACAGCAGGAGCAATGGATGAAGGATTTCATTATTATCATGTAACTGTTGATGGAGGTGTTTTTAATGATCCCGGAGCCTTAAATTTTTATGGATCTACCCGTTGGGAAAGCGGAATAGAAATTCCAGCCCATGATCAGGATTTTTATGCATTAAAAAACGTTCCTCATGGTAATGTACAGCAAATTCTTTTTCCTTCAAAAAGTACTAACACTTCGCGCCGTGCTTATGTTTATACACCACCGGGTTATTCCAAAGAACAATCAAAACGTTTTCCTGTTTTGTACTTGCAACACGGTTGGGGCGAAGATGAAACCGCTTGGAGTAATCAAGGACGTGTTAACCTAATCATGGATAATTTAATAGCCGAAGGAAAAATAAAACCGTTTATCATAGTGATGACTTATGGTATGACCAATGAAGTTAAATGGGGCGGTATGGCAAGTTTTAAAATTGATGGTTTTCAAACGGTTCTTGTTGATGAATTAATTCCGTATGTCGATGCAAATTTCCGTACTCTGGCTAATCATGCAAATCGAGCCATGGCGGGACTTTCAATGGGAGGTATGGAAACAAAAACCATAACAATTAACAAACCGGAAGTTTTCTCGCATTACGCACTTTTGAGTGGTGGAACGTATAAGCTAGAAGATATTAAAGATAAATCTAAG
Protein-coding sequences here:
- a CDS encoding glycoside hydrolase family 43 protein; the encoded protein is MKIRDTFFYIVLLVGLTITTNYAQENKAKNPLIYADVPDLSMIRVGDTYYMSSTTMHVNPGVPIMKSTDLVNWKLVNYAYETLEDDNDRLNLDNGKNDYGRGSWASCLRFHEGIYYVSTFSGTTGKTYIFSTKNLEKGPWKKIVLNNSYHDHSILFDDDGKVYMVWGAGKIQIIELNKDLSGVKEETKRVLIENASAPAGNNIMLQSEGSQLFKINGKYYLFNINWPRGGMRTVIIHRADNINGPWEGKVGLQDQGVAQGGLIDTPDGRWFSYLFKDAGGVGRIPYLVPVKWEDGWPILGVNGKVPEYLDLPPSKGLIPGIVNSDEFTRKRSDQDLSLVWQWNHNPDNSLWSVRERKGYLRLKTARIDSSFVQAKNTLTQRTFGPESSASTMLEISKMKEGDMAGLALLQKEFGLIAVKIENGSKKIVMIDASKGIPKEIASVTVNQDKVYFKAECDFKDRADKGKFYYSLDGKEWISIGNTIKLPYTLPHFMGYRFGLFNYATKNTGGYVDFDWFRIK
- a CDS encoding glycoside hydrolase family 43 protein; protein product: MRLNTKVLLAFCCLSMIEITAQNPIIKHIFTADPSPIVHKDTLFLYTGHDVATEADTNYKMADWHVFSTTDMATWKDHGAPLSPSTFSWATGDAYAAQCIERNGKFYWFVSTFHKKDGVSGGGAAIGVAVSDTPTGPFKDAIGKALVINEMTKDLPHAWDDIDPTVFVDDDGQAYMFWGNGSCKWVKLKENMIEMDGPIATFKPKNYIEGPWVYKRKGLYYLVYASAGTKPEMIEYCTATNPAGPWTYQGIIQENVPNSFTTHPGIIDYKGNSYFFYHNGTLPTGGSYRRSVCVDYMYYNEDGTIQKIVQTTEGVKALK
- a CDS encoding sialate O-acetylesterase, producing the protein MKKKLNLLFAFTLLFFGTNTFAQNPKFHIYLCLGQSNMEGYAKIEPQDTIVNKRFQVLEAVDCDNLNRKKGQWYTAVPPLSRCTTGLSPADYFGREMIANLPQDVKVGVINVAVGGCKIELFDKDNYEAYVSTAPQWLKSMVSQYDGNPYARLVEMAKIAQKDGVIKGILLHQGESNTGDTLWTKKVKVVYDNLLKDLNLKAESTPLLAGEVVHADQNGVCAGMNKIIATLPQTIPNSYVISSSGCQDGADNLHFTAEGYRVLGKRYAAKMLEIMKKNKI
- a CDS encoding glycoside hydrolase family 95 protein; amino-acid sequence: MKNFFLIYLVLVFSLGYSQENNRLKLWYNQPSGKTWENALPIGNGFLGAMVYGNVENEIIQLNENTVWSGGPNRNDNPNALAALPEIRKMIFDGKHKDAEKLANQAFISKKSQGQMFQPVGNLNLSFEGHEKYSNYRRELNIENAISKTSYEVDGVTYMREAFVSFSERVIVIHLTANKKGSLSFTANYTSPHKIKNFSVSNSKDLEITGITSDHEGVKSLINFKGITRIKLDNGKLEQTDNSLIVKNANAATIFISIATNFNNYNDVSGNEAKRAADYMNAAYGKSYETLKKKHIAAYQKYFNRVKLDLGTTPAADLPTDERLKNFRNTNDPQFVALYYQYGRYLLISSSQPGGQPANLQGIWNNSLTPAWDSKYTININAEMNYWPAEKTNLSELHQPFLEMVKDLAVTGQETAKTMYGTRGWMAHHNTDIWRATGAVDGAFWGLWTAGGGWASQHLWEHYLYKGDKEFLASIYPVLKGAALFYVDFLVEHPKYKWMVVNPGNSPENAPQAHNGSSLDAGTTMDNQIVYDVFSTTIRAAQILKEDAILIDTLQQLRSRLAPMHVGKHNQLQEWLDDIDDPKDNHRHVSHLYGLFPSNQISAYKTPELFAASKNTLLQRGDVSTGWSMGWKINWWAKLQDGNHAFSLIKNQLTPLGVNSGGGGTYNNLFDAHPPFQIDGNFGCTSGITEMLVQSSDGAIHLLPALADVWPDGSVEGIRARGGFEIVEMKWKNYKLTKLVVKSTLGGNLRLRLPNNLKQKSGAELAMANGENPNPFYFVDETAQAIISEKSNIKPLELKPIILVDIETKKGNVYTFVSK